A single Thermosynechococcus vestitus BP-1 DNA region contains:
- the hemB gene encoding porphobilinogen synthase: MELTHRPRRLRRTAQIRRLVREHTLTTADLIYPVFVMEGEDQAQEVPSMPDCYRYTLDRLILELKEVDALGIGAIALFPLVPEHLKDNAGTESYNPEGLVQRSVRAIKEVLPDLLIFTDVALDPYSSEGHDGIVKDGEILNDETVEVLVKQAVSQAAAGADFVAPSDMMDGRVGAIRAGLDAAGYTHVGILAYSAKYASAYYGPFRDALDSAPKFGDKKTYQMDPANVREAVREVSFDIEEGADMVMVKPALAYMDVIAQLKQVSNVPVAAYNVSGEYAMVKAAARNGWIDEKKVVLETLLGFKRAGADVILTYHAKQVAQWLQEGLN; encoded by the coding sequence TCAAATTCGTCGCCTGGTGCGCGAGCATACCCTAACCACGGCGGATTTGATCTATCCGGTCTTTGTTATGGAGGGGGAAGATCAGGCGCAGGAAGTCCCCTCGATGCCCGACTGCTATCGCTATACCCTGGATCGCCTCATTTTAGAGCTGAAGGAGGTCGATGCCTTGGGAATTGGGGCGATCGCCCTATTTCCCCTTGTGCCTGAGCATCTCAAGGACAATGCTGGCACCGAAAGCTACAATCCCGAGGGGCTGGTCCAGCGATCGGTACGAGCAATTAAGGAAGTCTTGCCTGATTTGCTCATCTTTACGGATGTGGCCCTTGATCCCTACAGCAGCGAAGGCCACGATGGCATTGTCAAAGATGGCGAAATTCTCAATGACGAAACTGTGGAGGTGCTGGTCAAACAGGCAGTGAGTCAAGCGGCGGCGGGGGCTGATTTTGTTGCCCCGTCGGATATGATGGATGGCCGTGTCGGTGCCATTCGGGCAGGTCTCGATGCCGCAGGCTATACCCATGTGGGGATTCTTGCCTACTCTGCAAAATACGCTTCCGCCTACTATGGTCCTTTCCGTGATGCCTTAGATTCAGCCCCCAAGTTTGGCGATAAAAAGACCTACCAAATGGATCCGGCCAATGTCCGCGAAGCAGTGCGGGAAGTGAGCTTCGACATTGAGGAGGGGGCAGATATGGTTATGGTGAAACCTGCCCTTGCCTACATGGATGTCATTGCGCAGCTAAAGCAGGTGAGCAATGTTCCCGTGGCCGCCTACAATGTTTCTGGCGAATACGCAATGGTGAAAGCCGCCGCCCGCAATGGCTGGATCGATGAGAAAAAAGTGGTGCTAGAAACCCTACTGGGCTTTAAGCGCGCAGGTGCTGATGTCATTCTCACCTACCATGCCAAGCAGGTGGCGCAGTGGCTGCAAGAGGGATTGAACTAG
- a CDS encoding NADPH-dependent FMN reductase, which translates to MVKFIGWAGSLRDSSYSQRALDVAIAKAATRGVSVERLDLRQMRLPFCTGAESYPDYPDVATFQAKVKEADGILLVTPEYHGSVSGVLKNSLDLLSFEHLSGKVVAMMSVLGGQTNSNALNDLRVILRWVHAWVIPEQVAIGQAWQAFTPEGQLSDPKLAERVDKLVASWIQTTRQLREASA; encoded by the coding sequence ATGGTCAAATTTATTGGTTGGGCAGGAAGTTTGCGGGATAGCTCCTACTCCCAAAGGGCATTAGATGTTGCCATTGCCAAAGCAGCCACCCGAGGCGTTAGCGTTGAACGTCTTGATCTACGGCAGATGAGGCTTCCCTTTTGTACGGGTGCTGAGAGCTACCCCGACTACCCCGATGTGGCCACCTTTCAAGCCAAGGTCAAGGAAGCCGATGGCATTTTGCTGGTGACACCGGAGTACCATGGCAGTGTGAGCGGTGTGCTAAAGAACTCCTTGGATCTCCTGAGCTTTGAACATCTCAGCGGCAAAGTAGTCGCCATGATGAGTGTCCTCGGTGGCCAAACCAACAGCAACGCCCTCAACGATCTACGGGTGATTCTGCGCTGGGTGCATGCTTGGGTGATTCCGGAACAGGTGGCCATTGGTCAGGCTTGGCAAGCCTTCACACCCGAGGGGCAATTGAGCGATCCCAAGCTGGCTGAGCGAGTGGACAAACTGGTTGCCAGTTGGATTCAAACCACCCGTCAACTCCGAGAAGCAAGTGCCTAG